In Helicobacter pylori Shi112, the genomic window ACAATTCAAGCGAATCGCAACGATTGAATAAAACGGCATTTTCATTTTTTTCTTTGATAAGGATTTGAATGATGCCAGGAAGTTCCACTTGAACCACGCTACCAATGTTATTAGGGCCAAACCCGGCTTCAAACTGCACGCTTTTTGCATCAACCATCAAGCTTTCTAAGGTGTATCCGGCTAAAACAAACAGCACCAACGCGCCGAATTTTTCATGAATTTCTTTAGGGAGCTTGGGGGAAAAATCAATCGCATCTCTTTCGCACAAAAGGTTAAAACTCAAATGGTTTTTGGACAGAAATTGCAAGTATTCAATGCAATGCTTGTTGTTTAAAAGCCTTAATTCTCTTTGCATGCGAGCAACCTTTCAAATTCTTCTAACAAATGACGCACCTCTTGCATGCCAATTTCCCAAAATTCTTTGCTATCAATGTCAAAGCCAAACATGGACACTAATTCTTTAGGGCTTTTTGACCCTCCTAAGCTCAAAAATTCCGTGTAAGTTTTAACAAACTCTTTAGCGTCGCTTTTTTTATAAAGCCCATAAAGCGCTAAAGTTAAAAGCTGCCCGTAACTATAAGCGTAGCAATAAAAAGGCGAATGGATAAAATGGGGGATATAGCTCCACCACAAATGGTAGTTTTTAGTGAGTTTCACGCTCTTTTCAAACATTCTTTGGTTTTCTTCAAACCAGATTCGATCAAAATCTTTGGTGTCTAGTTCTTCATCAATTTCATGGATTCTTCTTTCAAAATTAGTCATCACCACTTGCCTAAAAAGGGTAGAAAAAATATCTTCTAGCTTGCCGGCCAGCATGAAAAGGAGCTCGTCAGATTTTAATCCCTTTTTTAAATGCTCAAAAAACAGCATTTCAGAAAAGACGGAAGCGGTTTCTGCGGTGGTTAAGGGCGTATCCATGTTCAATACGCCTTGTTTTTTGGACAATTCTTGGTGGATCATATGCCCAAATTCATGAGCGATAGTGAAAGCGTCTCGGCGATTTCCTGTGTAGTTTAATAGCACATAAGGGTGAACGCTAGGCACCCCGCCATGGCTAAAAGCCCCGCCTTGCTTAAAGTCTTTAGGGTGTGAATCCACCCAGCCTTCTTTGATCGCTTTAGAAGCGATTTTGTAAAATTCAGGGCTAAAGGCTTTAAGGGTGTTAAGCACTTCTTCTAAAGCTTGAGAGTAAGTCATGGTGGTATTTTCATCGCTTAAAGGGGCGTAGCGATCGTAATCTTTGAGTTTATGCCCTAAAATTTGCGCTTTTTGATGGTAGTAACGATGCACTAAGGAAAAATTAGCGTTCACAATCTCTATCATGCTATCCACGCTCTCTTGGGAGATCTGGTTGTCAATGTGGCGGAAACTCTCTTTTTTATCGTATTTTCTCAGCCTAGTTTCAATGAGCAAATCTTTACGCACCATGTTTAAAATGTAAGTGAGCAAAGGGCGAGATTTTTCTAACGCTTTACTGAAAGCTTTTTGAGATTTTTTACGGATCTTGCGTTTGGGGTTGTGCAAGAGGGCTAAAATTTCTTCTTCGCTTAAGTGTTGCTCTTCAAAAGGGATTTTCAAAGAAGAAAAATGCTCATCAAAAAGACGGCTAAACGCACCCACTCCC contains:
- a CDS encoding M3 family oligoendopeptidase, with product MKEQEWDLSALFENKESTEEFLKTLQTEVQEFESAYQNNLKNLDATGFSNALKYYEDLSEKISKAMTYAQLLFAKNTKEAKFYSQCEMACTNIQQHLLFFEIEFKNLDAKKQLAFIKKCKDHAFYLNNLIEKKKHTLNLDEEKIALALSPVGVGAFSRLFDEHFSSLKIPFEEQHLSEEEILALLHNPKRKIRKKSQKAFSKALEKSRPLLTYILNMVRKDLLIETRLRKYDKKESFRHIDNQISQESVDSMIEIVNANFSLVHRYYHQKAQILGHKLKDYDRYAPLSDENTTMTYSQALEEVLNTLKAFSPEFYKIASKAIKEGWVDSHPKDFKQGGAFSHGGVPSVHPYVLLNYTGNRRDAFTIAHEFGHMIHQELSKKQGVLNMDTPLTTAETASVFSEMLFFEHLKKGLKSDELLFMLAGKLEDIFSTLFRQVVMTNFERRIHEIDEELDTKDFDRIWFEENQRMFEKSVKLTKNYHLWWSYIPHFIHSPFYCYAYSYGQLLTLALYGLYKKSDAKEFVKTYTEFLSLGGSKSPKELVSMFGFDIDSKEFWEIGMQEVRHLLEEFERLLACKEN